In the Candidatus Dechloromonas phosphoritropha genome, GGCCGGCATTGACCGCAGTTGATCGCAGAAAATATACTGCGCGACTTGCCCTGCGACGGGCCTTCTTTTTTGTGAGCTGCCATGTCTTCCCTCTCTAGTTGTACCTTGGGCGCATGGGCGCTCCCTTCCCTGTCCGCCATCGTCTTCCGGGTTTCGCCCGCGTCGGCGTGCCGCGTGCCGGCGCTTCTGCTCGCCGCGGCGTGTTTTTTGGGTGCCGCACCGGCGATGGCGCAGTCCGCCGGCACTGCCACGGGATCCGAGGGAACGCCGGAGGTGACGAATTCGGTGTGGGACGCCCCCGAGCCCTGGCGCACCGATCGCTTCTACTTCCAGACCAGCCTGGCGACAGTGCATTGGAATCCGTCGGACAAACACAACAACAATCAGAAACTGGTCTACGGTGAATGGCGTCTGCAGGAGCGCTGGCTCGGTGGGCAGGTGCTGGTCGGCGCAGCGGCCTTCTCCAACTCCTTCTACCAGCCGTCGCAGTTCGTCTTCGGGGGGCTGTTGTGGCGGCCGTTCGACTCGGTACCGGCAGCCTACGCCAGGGTTGCCGCCGGCGTGTTGCACGGTTACAAAGGCGAATACCAGGACAAGATTCCCTTCAACAGCACCGGTTTTGCACCGGCAGCCATTGGCTCCGTCGGCTACTGCTTTAATCGCATATGTGGCGAGATGGTGTTGATCGGTACCTCGGGCGTGATGTGGACGCTGGGAGTGACGCTGCCCTGACCGCCAGGCGCACCCGCGCGGTGTGAGCACGTTGGTGGTGGCAGTCAACCGGGCGGTGGAACTGGCGCCCACCAACTATTCGCCGAGTGAGGCTTGCTTCACGGTGTCAGGAGGCCCGCAGCGGCAGGCTTAGGTGCTCGAGCAAAGTCACCGAGTCTTCGATTCGGGTTAGCATCCATGCCCATGCGGCACGCCCTCCTCTTTTCCGTTTTCGTCATCGCTTCCTGCGGGCTGGCCTACGAACTGATCGCCGGCGCGCTGTCGTCCTACCTGCTCGGCGACTCGGTGACGCAGTTCTCGACGGTGATCGGCACCTACCTGTTCGCCATGGGTGTCGGGTCGTGGCTGTCAAAATACATCACGCGTGACCTGATCGGGCGCTTCATCCAGATCGAGCTGATGGTCGGGCTGCTCGGCGGCTTTTCGGCAGTTGGGCTGTTCGTCGTGTTCACGTGGCTGGCAGCGCCGTTCAAGCTGGTGCTCTATCTGATGGTATTCGGCGTCGGCGTTCTCGTTGGTCTGGAGATACCGCTGGTGATGCGTATCCTGAAGCGCGAGCTGGCGTTCAAGGATCTGGTGTCGCAAGTGCTCACTTTCGATTATCTCGGCGCGCTGGCCGTATCCATTCTTTTCCCGCTGGTACTGGCGCCGCAACTCGGCATGGTGCGCACCGGGCTGCTGTTCGGCGTACTCAACGTCGCGGTCGCGTTGTGGGCCTTGCACCTGTTTCGCGACCAGTTACCGGCCCGGCGTGCGCTGGCCGTGCAAAGCTGGACGGTCTTCGGGCTGCTGGCCGCCGGCTTTGCCGGTGCTGGCCAGTTGACGACTTTCGCCGAAAGCCATCTTTACGCCGACGAAATCGTCCATGCCGAAACGACGCCTTATCAGCGCATCGTCGTCACCCGCTGGCGCGATGATCTGCGCCTGTTCCTCAACAACAACCTGCAGTTCTCGTCGCACGACGAATACCGCTACCACGAGGCGCTGGTTCATCCGGGGCTGGCCGCGCTGCCTGGTGCCCGGCGCGTGCTGGTGCTCGGTGGCGGCGACGGACTGGCGGTGCGCGAAATCCTGAAGTATCCGAATGTCGAGGCGGTAACGCTGGTCGATCTCGATCCGGCGATGACCGAACTGTTCGCAACGGCGCCACAACTGGTGGCGCTGAATGCCGGGTCGCTCAAGTCGGAGCGCGTCAAGGTGGTGAACGCCGATGCGCTGCAATGGCTGGAGGGGAGCGACGACTATTTCGACTTCATCGTCGTCGATTTTCCCGACCCGGCCAATTTCGCGCTCGGCAAACTCTATACCTCGGCCTTCTACCGGCTGCTGGAAAAGCGCCTGGCAGCACGCGGCCTGATTGTCGTCCAGTCAACTTCGCCACTTTATGCGCGGCAGTCGTTCTGGAGTGTAGTGACGACGCTCGAGGATGTCGGCTTCAAGACGGCGCCCTACCACGCGCTGGT is a window encoding:
- a CDS encoding polyamine aminopropyltransferase — protein: MRHALLFSVFVIASCGLAYELIAGALSSYLLGDSVTQFSTVIGTYLFAMGVGSWLSKYITRDLIGRFIQIELMVGLLGGFSAVGLFVVFTWLAAPFKLVLYLMVFGVGVLVGLEIPLVMRILKRELAFKDLVSQVLTFDYLGALAVSILFPLVLAPQLGMVRTGLLFGVLNVAVALWALHLFRDQLPARRALAVQSWTVFGLLAAGFAGAGQLTTFAESHLYADEIVHAETTPYQRIVVTRWRDDLRLFLNNNLQFSSHDEYRYHEALVHPGLAALPGARRVLVLGGGDGLAVREILKYPNVEAVTLVDLDPAMTELFATAPQLVALNAGSLKSERVKVVNADALQWLEGSDDYFDFIVVDFPDPANFALGKLYTSAFYRLLEKRLAARGLIVVQSTSPLYARQSFWSVVTTLEDVGFKTAPYHALVPSFGEWGFIIAGRQDFSPVAVDPEKTRFLTPEIVPDLFRFPADMARVPAEVNRLNNQVLVRYFEQEWRKVVR